One Pecten maximus chromosome 16, xPecMax1.1, whole genome shotgun sequence DNA window includes the following coding sequences:
- the LOC117344790 gene encoding lysostaphin-like encodes MGLNDTPTQNGSQHGLTGTPTQNGSQHEPKEAPTQNGSQHGPNDTPSQNGSQHGPNEAPTQNGSQHGLNDTPTQNGSQHGPNEAPTQNGSQHGLNEAPTQNGSQHGLNEAPTQNGSQHRTQ; translated from the coding sequence ATGGGACTCAATGACACACCAACACAAAACGGAAGTCAACATGGACTCACTGGCACACCAACACAGAACGGAAGTCAACATGAACCCAAGGAAGCACCAACACAGAACGGAAGTCAACATGGACCCAATGACACACCATCACAGAACGGAAGTCAACATGGACCCAATGAGGCACCAACACAGAACGGAAGTCAACATGGACTCAATGACACACCAACACAGAACGGAAGTCAACATGGACCCAATGAGGCACCAACACAGAACGGAAGTCAACATGGACTCAATGAGGCACCAACACAGAACGGAAGTCAACATGGACTCAATGAGGCACCAACACAGAACGGAAGTCAACATAGGACACAATGA